One part of the Arsenicicoccus dermatophilus genome encodes these proteins:
- a CDS encoding hemerythrin domain-containing protein has product MCSYCGCKDIELIGRYMDEHEQLINELGILRRACDAQDLAAVEAACDHLRGLMQPHFDSEERSLFAVLREDEDFTEHVDLLCSEHDDLWGLFDAVEGGDFSGYKAFEDRLRIHMDREDNGLFPAAAVSLDGPQWERIMDLA; this is encoded by the coding sequence ATGTGTTCCTACTGCGGGTGCAAGGACATCGAGCTCATCGGTCGCTACATGGACGAGCACGAGCAGCTGATCAACGAGCTCGGCATCCTGCGCCGGGCCTGCGACGCCCAGGACCTCGCCGCCGTAGAGGCGGCGTGCGACCACCTGCGTGGCCTGATGCAGCCCCACTTCGACTCCGAGGAGCGCAGCCTGTTCGCGGTGCTGCGCGAGGACGAGGACTTCACCGAGCACGTGGACCTGCTCTGCTCCGAGCACGACGACCTCTGGGGTCTCTTCGACGCGGTCGAGGGCGGCGACTTCAGCGGCTACAAGGCCTTCGAGGACCGGCTGCGGATCCACATGGATCGTGAGGACAACGGCCTGTTCCCCGCGGCCGCGGTGTCGCTGGACGGCCCCCAGTGGGAGCGGATCATGGACCTCGCCTGA
- the trhA gene encoding PAQR family membrane homeostasis protein TrhA: protein MSTPVTDPAPPGATPPAAATTPDLLDKPRLRGWLHAGMTPVVFLAGLALCVAAPTLIARIGSAVYLVAALMLFGTSATYHRGRWNDKVRGVFKRWDHANIFVFIAGTYTPLSLLLLQGRSRVLLLVLIWSCAVLGVLFRVLWIAAPRWLYTGLYVVMGWAALGWLGSFWTAGGPLVVVLIALGGVLYTIGAVCYGLRRPNPSPTWFGFHEVFHACTVLAAIAHYVAIACVVFG from the coding sequence ATGAGCACACCGGTGACCGACCCTGCCCCTCCCGGCGCGACTCCCCCCGCAGCCGCGACCACCCCCGACCTGCTCGACAAGCCCCGGCTGCGCGGCTGGCTCCACGCCGGCATGACCCCGGTGGTGTTCCTGGCCGGGCTGGCGCTCTGCGTCGCCGCACCCACCCTGATCGCCCGGATCGGCAGCGCGGTCTACCTCGTGGCGGCGCTCATGCTCTTCGGCACCAGTGCGACCTACCACCGCGGTAGGTGGAACGACAAGGTCCGCGGGGTCTTCAAGCGCTGGGACCACGCCAACATCTTCGTCTTCATCGCCGGCACCTACACGCCGCTGAGCCTGCTGCTCCTGCAAGGACGCTCGCGGGTGCTGCTGCTGGTGCTCATCTGGTCCTGCGCCGTGCTCGGGGTGCTCTTCCGGGTGCTGTGGATCGCGGCGCCGCGCTGGCTCTACACCGGGCTCTACGTCGTCATGGGCTGGGCGGCGCTGGGGTGGCTGGGGTCCTTCTGGACGGCGGGCGGGCCGCTCGTGGTCGTGCTGATCGCCCTGGGTGGGGTGCTCTACACGATCGGGGCCGTGTGCTACGGCCTGCGGCGACCCAACCCCTCACCGACGTGGTTCGGCTTCCACGAGGTCTTCCACGCGTGCACGGTGCTGGCCGCGATCGCGCACTACGTCGCCATCGCCTGCGTGGTCTTCGGCTAG
- a CDS encoding cupin domain-containing protein: MSEPTDGHVEQRTPGRSPGTDEGAVTQVDDACGRSESRGGRPGATAVIDDPTAKVVAFEFAAGDELKEHAARHPVLVQVLRGRVTFTVQGREIELVPGGLLHLTPMLRHAVRAQEPSTLTVTMLLPHA; this comes from the coding sequence ATGAGCGAGCCCACCGACGGCCACGTCGAGCAGCGCACCCCCGGCCGCAGCCCCGGCACCGACGAGGGAGCCGTCACCCAGGTCGACGACGCCTGCGGGCGCTCCGAGAGTCGGGGCGGTCGCCCCGGAGCCACCGCCGTGATCGACGACCCGACGGCCAAGGTCGTGGCCTTCGAGTTCGCGGCTGGCGACGAGCTCAAGGAGCACGCCGCCCGGCACCCGGTGCTGGTCCAGGTGCTGCGGGGGCGGGTGACGTTCACCGTCCAGGGGCGCGAGATCGAACTGGTGCCAGGGGGTCTGCTGCATCTGACCCCGATGCTGCGGCACGCCGTGCGGGCGCAGGAGCCGAGCACCCTCACGGTGACGATGCTGCTGCCGCACGCCTAG
- a CDS encoding small ribosomal subunit Rsm22 family protein: MQRLIEAYRSGEVPAAVILDDPVTVSAYAAYRMPATVAALRSALGELYDAVPDLAVTRLVDLGGGTGAAGWAVASLDGGLAQVDVLEQSAAARAAGAQLARRSGIPALVESRWHAWTLGTSQVPAEVGDADLAVVSYVVGELSEALRREAVEAAASLASTVLVIEPGTPAGHRRVLTARDQLLALGLRVAAPCPHESRCPLADGDWCHFPARVERSALHRTVKGGELSYEDEKFSYVVATRLPGQPGSGRVLRHPLLRKGLVGLRLCLPDGTAAERMVSKRQGADYKQARKTSWGDAVR; encoded by the coding sequence GTGCAGCGGCTGATCGAGGCCTACCGCTCCGGCGAAGTCCCGGCCGCGGTGATCCTCGACGATCCGGTGACCGTGTCGGCCTACGCCGCCTATCGCATGCCTGCGACGGTGGCCGCGCTGCGGTCGGCGCTGGGCGAGCTGTATGACGCCGTCCCGGATCTCGCGGTCACGCGCCTGGTGGACCTGGGCGGCGGGACGGGCGCCGCCGGCTGGGCGGTGGCGTCGCTGGACGGCGGGCTCGCCCAGGTCGACGTGCTTGAGCAGTCGGCGGCGGCCCGGGCCGCGGGGGCGCAGCTCGCGAGGCGGTCCGGCATACCTGCGCTGGTCGAGTCCCGCTGGCACGCCTGGACGCTCGGCACCTCGCAGGTGCCTGCGGAGGTGGGGGACGCCGACCTGGCCGTCGTGTCGTATGTCGTCGGCGAGCTGTCCGAGGCGCTGCGGCGCGAGGCTGTCGAGGCCGCCGCGTCGCTCGCGTCCACGGTGCTGGTGATCGAACCAGGAACGCCCGCGGGGCACCGCCGGGTCCTGACCGCCCGCGACCAGCTGCTCGCCCTGGGCCTGCGGGTGGCCGCGCCGTGCCCGCACGAGTCGAGGTGCCCGCTCGCCGACGGTGACTGGTGCCACTTCCCGGCACGGGTGGAGCGGTCGGCGCTGCACCGGACCGTCAAGGGCGGCGAGCTGTCCTACGAGGACGAGAAGTTCAGCTATGTCGTCGCGACCCGCCTTCCGGGGCAGCCCGGCTCGGGGCGGGTGCTGCGACATCCTCTGCTGCGCAAGGGACTCGTCGGGTTGAGGCTCTGCCTGCCGGACGGGACGGCCGCCGAGCGAATGGTGTCCAAGCGGCAGGGCGCGGACTACAAGCAGGCGCGCAAGACCAGTTGGGGCGATGCCGTGCGCTGA
- a CDS encoding alpha-amylase family protein: MSWTDHVIWWHVYPLGAVGAPIHGGFDPAVVDHPLTRLDGWLDHAIALGANGLQLGPIFASATHGYDTLDHYRIDPRLGEDADLDELVRRAHDKGLRVLLDGVFNHVAWSHPLYQQALVDGPDSAAARHFRIDWSSGEARPEVFEGHGSLVALDHGRPEVVDLVADVMRHWLRRGIDGWRLDAAYAVDPHFWARVLPQVRSEFPEATFVGEVIHGDYAHVVRESTLDSVTQYELWKAIWSSLLDRNFWELDHALRRHQGLLDTFVPMTFVGNHDVTRIASRVGQAKAVLAMTVLMTVAGQPSLYYGDEHGFEGVKEDREGGDDAVRPPLPQAPSGLSPLGRGPFGCTRRSSPYGVGILGWCAGRSRPWSSPTSGWCMPCDPRRAPRSTGTPRRCSTSSWTSLPSRAWRSVRATSLSSPTLPRPAAGRRVHLRDVSRRTRPLPAGSVEG; this comes from the coding sequence ATGAGCTGGACCGATCACGTCATCTGGTGGCACGTCTATCCGCTCGGGGCGGTGGGGGCGCCGATCCACGGGGGCTTCGACCCCGCTGTCGTCGACCACCCCCTGACCCGTCTCGACGGCTGGCTCGACCACGCGATTGCCTTGGGCGCCAACGGACTTCAGCTGGGGCCGATCTTCGCCTCGGCGACCCACGGCTACGACACGCTGGACCACTACCGGATCGACCCGCGTCTCGGTGAGGACGCCGACCTGGACGAGCTGGTCCGGCGTGCCCACGACAAGGGCCTGCGGGTGCTGCTCGACGGCGTCTTCAACCACGTGGCCTGGTCGCACCCGCTCTACCAGCAGGCCCTCGTCGACGGGCCGGACTCCGCCGCGGCCCGGCACTTCCGCATCGACTGGAGCAGCGGAGAGGCCCGCCCGGAGGTCTTCGAGGGGCACGGCTCCCTGGTCGCCCTGGACCACGGTCGTCCGGAGGTCGTCGACCTGGTCGCGGACGTCATGCGGCACTGGCTGCGCCGCGGCATCGACGGGTGGCGGCTGGACGCGGCCTACGCCGTCGACCCGCACTTCTGGGCGCGTGTGCTGCCGCAGGTGCGTTCGGAGTTCCCCGAGGCGACCTTCGTCGGCGAGGTGATCCACGGCGACTATGCCCACGTGGTGCGGGAGTCCACGCTGGACTCGGTCACGCAGTACGAGCTGTGGAAGGCCATCTGGTCCTCGCTGCTCGACCGCAACTTCTGGGAGCTGGACCATGCGCTGCGGCGTCACCAGGGGCTCCTCGACACCTTCGTGCCGATGACCTTCGTCGGCAACCACGACGTCACCCGCATCGCCTCCCGGGTGGGTCAGGCCAAGGCCGTGCTCGCCATGACGGTGCTGATGACCGTGGCCGGGCAACCGTCGCTGTACTACGGCGACGAGCACGGCTTCGAGGGCGTCAAGGAGGACCGTGAGGGTGGCGACGACGCGGTCCGGCCGCCGTTGCCGCAGGCCCCCTCGGGGCTGAGTCCTCTGGGGCGGGGACCTTTCGGGTGCACCAGGCGCTCGTCGCCATACGGCGTCGGCATCCTTGGCTGGTGCGCGGGCAGGTCGAGACCGTGGAGCTCGCCAACGAGCGGATGGTGTATGCCGTGCGACCCGCGCCGGGCGCCCCGGAGCACGGGGACCCCGCGGCGGTGCTCCACGTCGAGCTGGACGTCACTGCCGAGCCGCGCATGGCGGTCCGTCAGGGCGACGTCACTCTCCTCGCCCACCCTGCCTAGACCTGCCGCCGGTCGTCGGGTCCACCTGCGCGACGTGAGCAGGCGGACCCGACCGCTTCCGGCAGGTAGCGTGGAGGGATGA
- a CDS encoding MarR family winged helix-turn-helix transcriptional regulator: MPELDFWSFVRLARTRLVQEGFADARASELLLTLNRASGIVTYDLEASVHRPAGRSWSAFRILYVLWLAGALEPRRVAELTGLTRAAVSNLVGPLVDQGVVWREPAPDDRRSVRLGLTGAGVAEIRRLFEAQHERETAWAAALSEEEQRTLIDLLDKLVGGRDDLDARLRH, from the coding sequence ATGCCGGAGCTGGACTTCTGGTCCTTCGTGCGCCTGGCCCGGACCCGCCTGGTGCAGGAGGGTTTCGCGGACGCCCGCGCCTCCGAGCTGCTCCTCACCCTCAACCGTGCGTCCGGCATCGTCACCTACGACCTCGAGGCCTCGGTCCACCGGCCGGCGGGGCGCTCCTGGTCCGCCTTCCGGATCCTCTACGTCCTCTGGCTCGCCGGCGCCCTGGAGCCGCGCCGCGTCGCCGAGCTCACCGGCCTGACCCGCGCCGCCGTCTCCAACCTGGTCGGTCCCCTGGTCGACCAGGGGGTCGTATGGCGAGAGCCTGCGCCGGACGACCGCAGGTCCGTGCGGCTGGGTCTGACCGGCGCCGGGGTCGCCGAGATCCGGCGGCTGTTCGAGGCCCAGCACGAGCGTGAGACCGCCTGGGCCGCAGCGCTGTCCGAGGAGGAGCAGCGCACCCTGATCGACCTGCTCGACAAGCTCGTGGGCGGCCGGGACGACCTGGACGCGCGCCTGCGGCACTGA